A single region of the Sorex araneus isolate mSorAra2 chromosome 7, mSorAra2.pri, whole genome shotgun sequence genome encodes:
- the LOC101546565 gene encoding 40S ribosomal protein S13-like produces the protein MGRMHAPGKGLSQSALPYRRSVPTWLKLTSNDVKEQIYKLAKKGLTPSQIGVILRDSHGVAQVRFVTGNKILRILKFKGLAPDLPEDLYHLIKKAVAVRKHLERNRKDKDAKFHLILIESRIHRLARYYKTKQVLPPNWKYESSTASALVA, from the coding sequence ATGGGTCGCATGCACGCTCCCGGGAAGGGCCTGTCCCAGTCGGCGCTGCCCTATCGCCGCAGCGTCCCGACCTGGCTGAAGCTCACGTCCAACGACGTGAAGGAGCAGATCTACAAGCTGGCCAAGAAGGGCCTGACGCCGTCCCAGATCGGTGTCATCCTGAGAGACTCCCATGGTGTCGCCCAAGTGCGTTTTGTGACGGGCAATAAGATCCTCAGAATCCTGAAGTTTAAAGGACTTGCCCCTGATCTTCCTGAGGATCTCTACCACCTAATTAAGAAAGCTGTTGCTGTCCGGAAGCATCTTGAGAGGAACAGGAAGGATAAGGATGCTAAATTCCATCTGATTCTCATTGAGAGTCGTATTCACCGTTTGGCCCGATACTACAAGACCAAACAAGTCCTCCCCCCCAACTGGAAATATGAATCATCAACAGCCTCTGCCTTGGTCGCATAA
- the PACC1 gene encoding proton-activated chloride channel isoform X1 translates to MPRQERSTSYQELSEDLEQVVEDLEQDQAPTVRVPSPGVFPALASEPPSRGRHVSKACLKNVASVLLILIYLLLMAVAVFLVYQTITDFREKLKHPVMSVSYQEVQQYKAPGIALYPGQAQLLSCQHHYETIPRLQSPGQHGLMECDTRTVNYTDPFSNQTLKSALVVRGPREVKKRELVFLQLRLNGSSEDFSAISYLLFSSFQDFLQSPDRAGFMQACESAYSSWRFSGGFRTWVKMSLVKTQEEDGREAVEFRQETSVVNYIDRRPEAEKHMQLFFVVFEWKDPFIQQVQDIVTANPWNTIALLCGAFLALFKAAEFAKLSVKWMIKVRRRYLRKRLDSKPHKLRSPGAVPHAPHLPWLPKPLAAPYSREEAGLPGRSAVSSEGSVDII, encoded by the exons ATGCCGCGGCAGGAGCGCTCCACGTCCTACCAGGAG CTGAGTGAGGACTTGGAGCAGGTGGTGGAGGACTTGGAGCAGGACCAGGCGCCCACAGTCCGAGTCCCCAGTCCCGGCGTCTTCCCAG CCCTGGCCAGCGAGCCCCCTAGCCGCGGCCGCCACGTGAGCAAGGCCTGTCTCAAGAACGTGGCTTCTGTGCTGCTCATCCTCATCTACCTGCTGCTCATGGCGGTGGCTGTCTTCCTGGTCTACCAGACCATCACCGACTTCCGAGAGAAGCTCAAGCACCCTGTCATGTCCGTGTCCTACCAGGAGGTGCAGCAGTACAAGGCCCCAG GCATCGCACTGTACCCTGGGCAGGCACAACTGCTGAGCTGTCAGCACCACTATGAGACCATCCCCCGTCTGCAGAGTCCAGGACAGCACGGGCTCATGGAGTGTGACACGCGCACAGTCAACTACACGGACCCTTTCTCCAACCAGACCCTG AAGTCGGCCTTGGTGGTGCGGGGGCCCCGGGAGGTGAAGAAGCGCGAGCTGGTCTTCCTGCAGCTGCGTCTCAACGGCAGCAGCGAGGACTTCAGCGCCATCAGCTACctgctcttctcctccttccaGGACTTCCTCCAGAg CCCCGACAGGGCGGGTTTTATGCAGGCCTGCGAGAGCGCCTATTCCAGCTGGCGCTTCTCAGGTGGCTTCCGCACCTGGGTTAAGATGTCACTGGTGAAGACGCAGGAGGAGGACGGACGGGAGGCTGTGGAATTCCGGCAGGAG ACCAGTGTGGTTAACTATATTGACCGGCGGCCAGAGGCCGAGAAACACATGCAGCTGTTCTTCGTGGTGTTTGAGTGGAAGGACCCTTTCATCCAGCAGGTCCAGGAT ATCGTCACAGCCAACCCCTGGAACACCATCGCACTCCTCTGTGGGGCCTTCCTGGCGCTCTTCAAGGCTGCAGAGTTCGCCAAACTCAGTGTCAAGTGGATGATCAAGGTCCGAAGACGCTACCTGAGAAAGCGGCTGGACAGCAAACCACATAAACTGAGGTCCCCTGGGGCTGTCCCCCATGCGCCCCATCTGCCCTGGCTCCCTAAGCCACTGGCTGCACCATACTCCCGTGAAGAAGCTGGGCTTCCAGGACGATCGGCTGTTTCATCTGAAGGCAGTGTGGACATCATCTGA
- the PACC1 gene encoding proton-activated chloride channel isoform X2, with product MAVAVFLVYQTITDFREKLKHPVMSVSYQEVQQYKAPGIALYPGQAQLLSCQHHYETIPRLQSPGQHGLMECDTRTVNYTDPFSNQTLKSALVVRGPREVKKRELVFLQLRLNGSSEDFSAISYLLFSSFQDFLQSPDRAGFMQACESAYSSWRFSGGFRTWVKMSLVKTQEEDGREAVEFRQETSVVNYIDRRPEAEKHMQLFFVVFEWKDPFIQQVQDIVTANPWNTIALLCGAFLALFKAAEFAKLSVKWMIKVRRRYLRKRLDSKPHKLRSPGAVPHAPHLPWLPKPLAAPYSREEAGLPGRSAVSSEGSVDII from the exons ATGGCGGTGGCTGTCTTCCTGGTCTACCAGACCATCACCGACTTCCGAGAGAAGCTCAAGCACCCTGTCATGTCCGTGTCCTACCAGGAGGTGCAGCAGTACAAGGCCCCAG GCATCGCACTGTACCCTGGGCAGGCACAACTGCTGAGCTGTCAGCACCACTATGAGACCATCCCCCGTCTGCAGAGTCCAGGACAGCACGGGCTCATGGAGTGTGACACGCGCACAGTCAACTACACGGACCCTTTCTCCAACCAGACCCTG AAGTCGGCCTTGGTGGTGCGGGGGCCCCGGGAGGTGAAGAAGCGCGAGCTGGTCTTCCTGCAGCTGCGTCTCAACGGCAGCAGCGAGGACTTCAGCGCCATCAGCTACctgctcttctcctccttccaGGACTTCCTCCAGAg CCCCGACAGGGCGGGTTTTATGCAGGCCTGCGAGAGCGCCTATTCCAGCTGGCGCTTCTCAGGTGGCTTCCGCACCTGGGTTAAGATGTCACTGGTGAAGACGCAGGAGGAGGACGGACGGGAGGCTGTGGAATTCCGGCAGGAG ACCAGTGTGGTTAACTATATTGACCGGCGGCCAGAGGCCGAGAAACACATGCAGCTGTTCTTCGTGGTGTTTGAGTGGAAGGACCCTTTCATCCAGCAGGTCCAGGAT ATCGTCACAGCCAACCCCTGGAACACCATCGCACTCCTCTGTGGGGCCTTCCTGGCGCTCTTCAAGGCTGCAGAGTTCGCCAAACTCAGTGTCAAGTGGATGATCAAGGTCCGAAGACGCTACCTGAGAAAGCGGCTGGACAGCAAACCACATAAACTGAGGTCCCCTGGGGCTGTCCCCCATGCGCCCCATCTGCCCTGGCTCCCTAAGCCACTGGCTGCACCATACTCCCGTGAAGAAGCTGGGCTTCCAGGACGATCGGCTGTTTCATCTGAAGGCAGTGTGGACATCATCTGA
- the PACC1 gene encoding proton-activated chloride channel isoform X3 has product MPRQERSTSYQELSEDLEQVVEDLEQDQAPTVRVPSPGVFPALASEPPSRGRHVSKACLKNVASVLLILIYLLLMAVAVFLVYQTITDFREKLKHPVMSVSYQEVQQYKAPGIALYPGQAQLLSCQHHYETIPRLQSPGQHGLMECDTRTVNYTDPFSNQTLKSALVVRGPREVKKRELVFLQLRLNGSSEDFSAISYLLFSSFQDFLQRPVWLTILTGGQRPRNTCSCSSWCLSGRTLSSSRSRM; this is encoded by the exons ATGCCGCGGCAGGAGCGCTCCACGTCCTACCAGGAG CTGAGTGAGGACTTGGAGCAGGTGGTGGAGGACTTGGAGCAGGACCAGGCGCCCACAGTCCGAGTCCCCAGTCCCGGCGTCTTCCCAG CCCTGGCCAGCGAGCCCCCTAGCCGCGGCCGCCACGTGAGCAAGGCCTGTCTCAAGAACGTGGCTTCTGTGCTGCTCATCCTCATCTACCTGCTGCTCATGGCGGTGGCTGTCTTCCTGGTCTACCAGACCATCACCGACTTCCGAGAGAAGCTCAAGCACCCTGTCATGTCCGTGTCCTACCAGGAGGTGCAGCAGTACAAGGCCCCAG GCATCGCACTGTACCCTGGGCAGGCACAACTGCTGAGCTGTCAGCACCACTATGAGACCATCCCCCGTCTGCAGAGTCCAGGACAGCACGGGCTCATGGAGTGTGACACGCGCACAGTCAACTACACGGACCCTTTCTCCAACCAGACCCTG AAGTCGGCCTTGGTGGTGCGGGGGCCCCGGGAGGTGAAGAAGCGCGAGCTGGTCTTCCTGCAGCTGCGTCTCAACGGCAGCAGCGAGGACTTCAGCGCCATCAGCTACctgctcttctcctccttccaGGACTTCCTCCAGAg ACCAGTGTGGTTAACTATATTGACCGGCGGCCAGAGGCCGAGAAACACATGCAGCTGTTCTTCGTGGTGTTTGAGTGGAAGGACCCTTTCATCCAGCAGGTCCAGGATGTGA
- the NENF gene encoding neudesin isoform X1 — protein MPTAAFSLQPQGALFLSPNSSPSRASGCILLPHFLPAAAVAAASRSDFRGETLQTIIVNKPILMAVKGVVFDVSSEKQFYGRGAPYNALTGKDSTRGVAKMSLDPADLTYDTTGLTEEELQSLETVFTEVYKAKYPIVGYTARRILNPDGSPNVNFIPEDRPHFDLREEL, from the exons ATGCctacagctgccttctccctgcagccccagggGGCCCTCTTCTTGAGCCCAAATTCTTCTCCAAG TCGGGCCTCGGGATGCATCCTACTTCCACATTTCCTGCCGGCGGCGGCTGTAGCTGCAGCTAG caggtctgactttaggggagagactctccaaacaataata GTAAACAAGCCCATCCTCATGGCTGTGAAGGGCGTGGTGTTTGACGTCTCCTCCGAGAAGC AGTTTTATGGCCGAGGTGCCCCCTACAACGCTCTGACTGGGAAGGACTCCACAAGGGGGGTGGCCAAGATGTCCCTGGACCCTGCGGACCTCACCTATGACACT ACAGGCCTGACGGAAGAGGAGCTGCAGTCGCTGGAGACGGTCTTCACCGAGGTGTACAAGGCCAAGTACCCCATCGTGGGTTACACAGCCCGGCGCATCCTCAATCCGGACGGGAGCCCCAACGTCAACTTCATCCCCGAGGACCGGCCGCATTTTGACCTGCGTGAGGAGCTGTGA
- the NENF gene encoding neudesin isoform X2: MAGPAAGRRLWPLAALALVLVLPAIRGQVTKKREPVSPVRLFTEEELARYNGVEVNKPILMAVKGVVFDVSSEKQFYGRGAPYNALTGKDSTRGVAKMSLDPADLTYDTTGLTEEELQSLETVFTEVYKAKYPIVGYTARRILNPDGSPNVNFIPEDRPHFDLREEL; this comes from the exons ATGGCGGGCCCTGCTGCAGGGCGGAGGCTGTGGCCGCTGGCCGCGCTGGCCCTGGTCCTGGTGCTGCCCGCCATCCGCGGGCAGGTTACGAAGAAGAGAGAGCCGGTGAGCCCGGTGCGGCTCTTCACGGAGGAGGAGCTGGCGCGCTACAACGGCGTCGAG GTAAACAAGCCCATCCTCATGGCTGTGAAGGGCGTGGTGTTTGACGTCTCCTCCGAGAAGC AGTTTTATGGCCGAGGTGCCCCCTACAACGCTCTGACTGGGAAGGACTCCACAAGGGGGGTGGCCAAGATGTCCCTGGACCCTGCGGACCTCACCTATGACACT ACAGGCCTGACGGAAGAGGAGCTGCAGTCGCTGGAGACGGTCTTCACCGAGGTGTACAAGGCCAAGTACCCCATCGTGGGTTACACAGCCCGGCGCATCCTCAATCCGGACGGGAGCCCCAACGTCAACTTCATCCCCGAGGACCGGCCGCATTTTGACCTGCGTGAGGAGCTGTGA